The proteins below are encoded in one region of Paenibacillus albus:
- a CDS encoding carbohydrate ABC transporter permease: protein MRMSKLRADIQALLYLLPFLVIYILFTIWPMIKGVNMTFYKWTLIRKMKYIGWDNYSRMIHDKDMWAAIGHSVIFVVLTTPTMVILAIVLAMIANRKSRLQRLYRSVFFLPSVLSVAVASFLGLFVFQPYTGLVNSVLHLVNLLPENTEIFWLSETNLSWIAIALITLWWTVGFNFILYLSAMQEIPDEIYEAARLDGANDRQIFFRITFPYLNPITKTITMLQIIASFKVFMQIYIITGGGPLDKTRPIIQLIYQTGFKKNDLGYAATMSYMLFAILLVLSIFQYWLNNRKGANA, encoded by the coding sequence ATGAGAATGAGCAAGCTGAGGGCGGACATACAGGCGCTTCTGTATCTGCTTCCGTTTCTGGTCATCTATATCCTGTTCACCATCTGGCCGATGATCAAAGGCGTGAATATGACGTTCTACAAATGGACGCTTATCCGCAAAATGAAATACATTGGCTGGGACAACTATTCTCGCATGATTCACGATAAGGACATGTGGGCGGCTATCGGCCACTCCGTTATTTTCGTAGTGCTCACCACACCTACCATGGTTATCTTGGCTATCGTGCTCGCCATGATCGCCAATCGCAAATCCCGGCTGCAGCGTCTCTACCGCAGTGTGTTCTTCCTGCCTAGCGTTCTTTCCGTAGCGGTCGCGTCTTTTCTCGGCCTCTTCGTGTTTCAACCGTATACGGGCCTTGTCAATTCGGTCCTCCATCTGGTGAACTTGCTACCGGAAAACACTGAAATCTTCTGGCTGTCGGAAACGAATCTTTCTTGGATTGCCATCGCGCTCATCACGCTGTGGTGGACTGTAGGCTTCAACTTTATCCTGTACTTGTCGGCCATGCAGGAAATTCCCGACGAAATTTACGAGGCCGCCCGTCTGGACGGCGCGAACGATAGACAGATTTTCTTCCGGATTACATTCCCGTACCTGAATCCCATTACGAAGACGATTACCATGCTTCAGATTATCGCTTCGTTTAAAGTTTTCATGCAGATTTACATCATCACGGGCGGCGGACCGCTCGACAAGACTCGTCCGATCATCCAATTGATCTACCAAACGGGCTTCAAGAAGAATGACCTCGGCTACGCGGCGACGATGTCTTACATGCTGTTCGCGATTCTGCTCGTGCTCTCCATCTTCCAATACTGGCTCAATAACCGGAAAGGGGCGAACGCCTAA
- a CDS encoding carbohydrate ABC transporter permease, translated as MKNVYRVVSLLFAFVFVAPVVWMLVVSIKEEGMKIVTVVDWFTPPYSFAVYDQILSATKLSNWVLNSFGVAVCVTVLTVIIAALAAFVLSKLPFRYRSFTFFFVLAGLLVPGEAIIIPLYQVAKDMNLLNSYEGLIIPALASPFAVIVLKSFFDGVPNDLLESVQIDGGGTWRIFRSIMLPLTRPALASMAILTFIGSWNNFLWPFLSLTDDNLFTLPMGIPTLMSSYSEDYVKPMVVNTIASLPIMLLFLIFERQIVKGVSLSGIKG; from the coding sequence ATGAAAAACGTCTACCGTGTCGTATCGCTCCTGTTCGCTTTCGTCTTCGTGGCGCCGGTCGTGTGGATGCTCGTTGTATCAATTAAAGAAGAGGGCATGAAGATCGTAACCGTAGTAGACTGGTTCACGCCGCCGTATTCGTTCGCGGTTTATGATCAAATCCTTAGCGCGACGAAGCTGTCGAACTGGGTGCTGAACAGCTTTGGCGTCGCGGTCTGCGTGACGGTATTGACGGTAATCATCGCGGCGTTGGCGGCTTTCGTGCTGTCCAAGCTGCCGTTCCGCTACCGTTCGTTTACGTTCTTCTTCGTACTGGCGGGCTTGCTCGTACCGGGCGAAGCGATCATCATTCCACTCTATCAAGTGGCCAAAGATATGAATTTGCTGAATTCATACGAAGGCTTGATCATTCCGGCACTCGCGTCGCCGTTTGCGGTCATCGTGCTTAAGAGCTTCTTCGACGGTGTGCCAAACGACCTGCTCGAGAGTGTGCAGATCGACGGAGGCGGAACTTGGCGCATCTTCCGCAGCATCATGCTGCCGCTGACTCGTCCGGCGCTTGCCTCGATGGCAATTCTGACGTTCATCGGCTCATGGAACAACTTCCTCTGGCCGTTTCTCTCACTTACAGATGACAACCTGTTCACGCTGCCGATGGGGATTCCGACACTGATGAGCTCGTATTCGGAAGACTACGTGAAGCCGATGGTTGTCAACACAATTGCTTCTTTACCAATCATGCTGCTCTTCCTCATCTTTGAACGCCAGATTGTCAAAGGTGTAAGTCTATCCGGTATTAAAGGATGA
- a CDS encoding ABC transporter substrate-binding protein, with protein sequence MKKRLSLAATSLLSISLLLTACGGNNAGNANNGSANSGNNGAAATDNANSGNAAANAGGGNAAATDSEEKVNLNFWTLFDGGDGANMQTLVDEFNKSHPNIQVKNTKLVWGEYYTKLITAVGNGNGPDVGISHTSRLPDLIDQGVVTDVDDVAEVAGVDWSTYNQNLLNATIVDGKHYAAPIDTHPFIMFYNKKLLKDAGLLGEDGKPVLEQSADGFMKFLETLKAKLPAKVTPFALSNSNDDPYRLWWSLYSQQGGNDIVSDDLKSAAVDKEKGAKAADYIQKLYTGGYIKKNDPDFYKNFQSGTAAIMMTGVWATGTWESTKGLEFGAMPIPKIFDQEATWGDSHTIILPVTKDNDPAKRKAAIIFADWVATNGQIWAKAGHIPSKPSVLENADYKAMPYRSDYASVASTVKFSKPSTKNWQIRDNASFKILNEVWANKLEPTAAMDKLQDGVQKVLNE encoded by the coding sequence ATGAAAAAAAGATTATCCCTTGCAGCAACATCTTTACTTTCGATTTCCCTGCTTCTTACTGCATGCGGCGGCAACAATGCTGGCAACGCAAATAATGGAAGCGCAAACAGCGGCAACAACGGAGCTGCTGCGACAGACAATGCGAACAGCGGCAACGCGGCTGCGAATGCAGGCGGCGGTAACGCAGCTGCTACGGACAGCGAAGAGAAAGTCAACCTGAACTTCTGGACTTTGTTCGACGGCGGCGACGGAGCCAACATGCAAACGCTGGTCGACGAGTTCAATAAATCTCATCCGAACATTCAAGTGAAGAACACGAAGCTCGTATGGGGCGAATATTATACGAAATTGATTACCGCAGTCGGCAACGGCAACGGTCCTGACGTCGGTATCTCCCATACATCCCGCTTGCCAGACCTGATCGACCAAGGCGTCGTAACAGACGTGGACGATGTAGCTGAGGTTGCAGGCGTGGACTGGTCGACATACAACCAGAACCTGTTGAACGCGACGATTGTTGACGGCAAGCATTACGCGGCTCCGATCGATACACATCCGTTCATCATGTTCTACAACAAGAAATTGCTGAAAGACGCTGGTCTTCTCGGGGAAGACGGCAAGCCGGTACTGGAGCAATCCGCAGACGGTTTCATGAAATTCCTTGAGACGCTCAAAGCGAAGCTGCCGGCGAAAGTAACGCCGTTCGCGCTTTCCAATTCCAATGACGACCCTTACCGTTTGTGGTGGTCGCTGTACTCCCAGCAAGGCGGTAACGACATCGTATCCGACGATCTGAAATCCGCGGCTGTCGACAAAGAAAAAGGCGCGAAAGCGGCTGATTACATCCAGAAGCTTTACACAGGCGGCTACATCAAGAAGAACGATCCGGACTTCTATAAAAACTTCCAAAGCGGCACGGCTGCCATCATGATGACAGGCGTTTGGGCAACAGGTACTTGGGAGTCGACGAAAGGCCTTGAATTCGGCGCAATGCCAATTCCGAAGATCTTCGACCAAGAAGCGACATGGGGCGATTCCCACACGATCATCCTTCCGGTAACGAAAGACAATGATCCAGCGAAACGCAAAGCGGCGATCATCTTCGCGGATTGGGTTGCAACTAACGGTCAAATTTGGGCAAAAGCGGGTCACATTCCGTCCAAGCCATCTGTTCTAGAGAATGCGGATTACAAAGCAATGCCTTACCGCAGCGACTATGCATCGGTTGCCTCGACGGTTAAATTCAGCAAGCCGTCCACGAAGAACTGGCAAATTCGCGACAACGCGTCGTTCAAAATTCTGAACGAAGTGTGGGCGAACAAGCTGGAGCCAACGGCAGCTATGGACAAACTGCAAGACGGCGTTCAGAAAGTGCTGAACGAGTAG
- a CDS encoding ArsR/SmtB family transcription factor encodes MLELSFDDPDELVSVGHALSTRSRVDVLQLLSTKKLNVVEIAEALKLPVSTVANNVKVLEAAGLINTELLPATRGAMKVCSRNYDDIHIGFNMPKVLPKGETTEYRVEMPIGHYSDCEVYPTCGIAGTGGFLFDEDEPVQFYHPKHIEAQLIWFRKGYVEYQLPLDLPSGAQVKSLEVSMELCSEAPNYDNNWPSDITLWVNGQEIGSWTSPGDFGGRRGKLNPAWWEDRATQYGLLKTWIIDEERTTLDMMEISEVNVGDLNLKQRPSVRIRIGVKDDAVHKGGVNLFGQQFGDYEQGIVMKVNYGME; translated from the coding sequence ATGTTGGAATTGAGCTTTGATGATCCGGACGAGCTGGTGAGCGTCGGGCACGCGTTATCGACGAGGTCGCGGGTTGACGTTCTGCAGCTGCTCAGCACGAAGAAGCTGAATGTGGTGGAGATTGCCGAAGCGCTTAAGCTTCCGGTCTCGACGGTCGCCAACAACGTGAAGGTGCTGGAAGCGGCAGGTTTGATCAACACCGAATTGCTGCCTGCGACGCGCGGGGCGATGAAGGTGTGCAGCCGGAATTACGACGATATCCATATCGGCTTCAACATGCCGAAGGTACTCCCGAAAGGCGAGACAACGGAATACCGCGTTGAGATGCCGATCGGCCATTACAGCGATTGCGAAGTATATCCAACCTGCGGCATCGCGGGCACGGGCGGCTTCCTGTTCGACGAGGACGAGCCGGTCCAGTTCTATCATCCGAAGCATATCGAAGCGCAACTTATCTGGTTCCGCAAAGGTTACGTTGAATACCAATTACCGCTCGATCTTCCATCCGGCGCGCAGGTCAAGTCACTAGAAGTGTCCATGGAACTGTGCTCGGAAGCTCCGAATTACGACAACAATTGGCCTTCCGACATTACACTGTGGGTGAACGGACAGGAGATCGGTTCGTGGACAAGTCCCGGAGATTTCGGCGGCCGCAGAGGCAAGCTTAATCCGGCCTGGTGGGAAGACAGAGCGACGCAATACGGGCTGCTCAAGACCTGGATCATTGACGAGGAGCGAACGACGCTCGACATGATGGAGATTTCCGAAGTCAACGTCGGAGACTTGAATTTAAAGCAGCGTCCGAGCGTCAGAATCCGCATCGGAGTCAAGGACGACGCGGTCCACAAGGGCGGCGTGAACCTGTTCGGTCAGCAGTTCGGCGATTACGAGCAAGGCATCGTCATGAAAGTCAATTATGGCATGGAGTAA
- a CDS encoding manganese efflux pump MntP, with amino-acid sequence MIESMHAGQLLTLIIIAVALGMDAFSLGVGIGLKGIRLLDILKLSAVIALFHIIMPLMGIFTGEYVSSLLGGIATTAAGALLLLLGGHMIYSSLRGDAVESIDYRSGWGILVFALSVSIDSFSVGISLGMFEADMLLTVLLFGVAGGIMSVLGLLLGRRVSSSLGGYGEACGGVILFTFGLLFLF; translated from the coding sequence ATGATCGAGAGCATGCATGCCGGGCAGCTGCTGACGCTCATTATAATAGCGGTAGCGCTGGGGATGGACGCTTTTTCACTTGGTGTCGGCATAGGGCTCAAAGGGATCCGGTTACTGGACATCCTGAAGCTGAGCGCTGTCATTGCGCTTTTTCACATCATTATGCCTTTGATGGGCATTTTCACCGGTGAATATGTCAGCTCGCTGCTCGGCGGTATCGCAACGACTGCGGCAGGCGCGCTTCTGCTGCTGCTTGGCGGCCATATGATCTACAGCTCGCTGCGAGGCGATGCGGTAGAATCCATTGATTATCGCAGCGGATGGGGAATCCTAGTCTTTGCGCTAAGCGTCAGCATCGACTCGTTCTCCGTCGGCATCTCGCTTGGCATGTTTGAAGCAGATATGCTGCTGACCGTGCTTCTTTTCGGCGTTGCCGGAGGCATTATGTCCGTGCTCGGCCTGCTGCTTGGCAGGCGCGTCAGCTCGAGTCTCGGCGGCTATGGAGAAGCGTGCGGCGGCGTTATTCTGTTCACCTTTGGCTTGCTGTTCTTATTCTGA
- the rpiB gene encoding ribose 5-phosphate isomerase B: MRIAIGADHAGYRLKDEIVPFIQSLGHEIEDVGCNCDQSVDYPDYALPVADLVASGKADRGILICGTGIGMSIAANKVKGIRCALVHDMFSAKATREHNDTNVLAMGERVIGPGVAQEIIRIWLDTPFSNGERHVGRVNKVMQIEAKFADA, encoded by the coding sequence ATGAGAATTGCCATCGGCGCTGACCATGCGGGCTACCGCCTGAAAGACGAGATCGTTCCGTTTATTCAATCGCTCGGTCACGAAATCGAGGATGTCGGCTGTAATTGCGATCAATCGGTCGATTACCCGGATTACGCGCTGCCGGTTGCTGATTTAGTAGCATCGGGCAAAGCGGACCGCGGTATTCTGATCTGCGGTACAGGCATCGGCATGTCCATTGCAGCGAACAAAGTGAAGGGCATCCGCTGCGCGCTCGTGCACGATATGTTCTCCGCCAAAGCAACTCGCGAGCACAACGATACGAACGTGCTGGCAATGGGCGAGCGTGTCATCGGTCCCGGCGTCGCGCAGGAGATTATCCGCATTTGGCTGGATACGCCTTTCTCGAACGGCGAGCGCCATGTGGGCCGCGTGAACAAAGTGATGCAGATTGAAGCAAAATTCGCGGACGCGTAA
- a CDS encoding acyltransferase family protein, producing MSDALVSRKRERAIDLFKGLLVLGMVYCHTLQFFSDQQVYPNGQRVIDVINLITFSGFVFSFGYVSQLAYYTKTFRQAAPRMLVAAVKTLGAFYVSGLAYRLFIDGKLLSWATVRPILLLEDMPGWSEFLWSFTYLMIVGLILFVPLKALAGRRWLGFAAAGLLLLTTWLPYGSIHAMKLGPLIGTRDFASFPVLQYFPYYLIGILFARYRIGWDWRVLVGAAAASGAFLWRLISHDGALPERFPPSVWWIVGPALLLYGYYLLGKLLERYPAPFVVFETMGRNVLWYLVMSNVIIFALKGNQQGNVLVSALSGFWLAIAVLGVVTFTIWIITKKSK from the coding sequence ATGAGTGACGCCTTGGTCTCGCGCAAGCGTGAGAGGGCGATTGACCTGTTCAAAGGCCTGCTCGTCTTGGGAATGGTGTATTGCCATACCCTGCAATTCTTCAGCGACCAGCAGGTCTATCCGAACGGGCAACGGGTTATCGACGTCATTAATCTGATCACCTTCTCCGGCTTTGTATTCAGCTTCGGTTACGTGTCCCAGCTGGCTTACTATACGAAGACATTCCGGCAGGCCGCGCCGCGCATGCTGGTGGCAGCGGTCAAGACGCTCGGGGCCTTCTATGTATCGGGACTGGCTTACCGTCTGTTCATTGACGGCAAATTGCTGTCCTGGGCGACGGTCAGGCCGATCCTTCTTCTGGAGGACATGCCGGGCTGGTCCGAGTTTCTATGGTCATTCACTTATCTCATGATTGTCGGTCTTATTCTATTCGTTCCACTTAAAGCGCTTGCCGGGCGTCGATGGCTCGGCTTCGCAGCAGCGGGCTTGCTCTTGCTGACAACTTGGCTGCCGTACGGCTCGATTCATGCGATGAAGCTCGGGCCGCTCATCGGCACAAGGGATTTCGCATCGTTTCCGGTGCTGCAATATTTTCCTTACTATCTCATTGGCATCTTGTTCGCGCGTTACCGCATCGGCTGGGATTGGCGCGTGCTTGTCGGCGCTGCCGCTGCCTCCGGCGCGTTCCTGTGGCGCTTGATCTCGCATGATGGAGCACTGCCGGAGCGGTTCCCTCCATCCGTATGGTGGATCGTCGGACCGGCCTTGCTGCTCTACGGTTACTACCTGCTCGGCAAGCTATTGGAGCGATATCCTGCGCCGTTCGTCGTCTTCGAGACGATGGGGCGTAATGTGCTCTGGTATTTGGTCATGAGCAACGTCATTATTTTTGCCTTGAAGGGCAATCAACAAGGTAATGTGCTCGTCAGCGCGTTAAGTGGTTTCTGGCTGGCAATAGCCGTGCTCGGCGTCGTGACGTTCACCATCTGGATCATAACGAAAAAAAGCAAATAA
- a CDS encoding low molecular weight protein arginine phosphatase, giving the protein MKRILFVCTGNTCRSPMAEALLRTLAEERGLQLDIRSAGVSTIDGLPVSKNAQEALSRRGIQHKGASKALETGSIAWSDLILTMTGSHKRQLLQRFPSAVDKTYTLLEFVNTDPEVLERIAELEGILSEWHMNQALGQPLSEAKRARLLELERQMPSFDIEDPFGGPLGVYEQSAAQIQEALKRLLDRLQQ; this is encoded by the coding sequence TTGAAACGGATACTGTTTGTCTGCACGGGCAATACTTGCCGGTCGCCAATGGCTGAAGCGCTGCTTCGTACGCTCGCAGAGGAGCGGGGTCTGCAGCTCGATATTCGCTCTGCAGGTGTCTCGACGATTGACGGATTACCTGTCTCGAAGAACGCTCAAGAAGCGCTGTCACGTCGCGGCATTCAGCATAAGGGCGCGTCCAAAGCGCTCGAAACCGGCTCCATTGCCTGGTCGGACTTGATCTTGACGATGACAGGAAGCCACAAAAGACAGCTGCTGCAGCGGTTCCCGAGCGCAGTGGACAAGACATATACACTGCTCGAGTTCGTGAATACGGATCCGGAAGTGCTTGAGCGTATTGCTGAACTCGAAGGAATATTGTCCGAGTGGCACATGAATCAAGCGCTCGGCCAGCCGCTTAGTGAAGCGAAGCGCGCCAGACTGCTGGAATTAGAGCGGCAAATGCCGAGCTTCGATATCGAAGATCCTTTCGGCGGGCCGCTTGGCGTATATGAACAAAGTGCCGCTCAGATCCAAGAAGCGCTGAAGCGGCTGCTTGATCGGCTGCAGCAATAA
- a CDS encoding serine hydroxymethyltransferase — MENLRKQDPEIMKALGLELQRQRDNIELIASENIVSEAVLEAMGTVLTNKYAEGYPGKRYYGGCEHVDIAEDIARNRAKELFGAEHANVQPHSGAQANMAVYLAALNPGDTVLGMNLAHGGHLTHGSPVNASGILYNFVPYGVNEETFTIDYAEVRKLAFKHRPRMIVAGASAYPRIIDFEELGKIADDVGALLFVDMAHIAGLVAAGLHPSPVPHAHFVTTTTHKTLRGPRGGMILCRKAWAQAIDKAVFPGSQGGPLMHIIAAKAVAFGEALQPSFKEYGKNVVDNAKALADALIGHGINIVSGGTDNHLMLIDLRNLGITGKDAEHVLDSVQITVNKNAIPFDPTSPFITSGIRIGTPAATSRGMGVDAMGTIAEVIAMTLKNPKDEAVLTKARGMVSDLMSQYPLYPGMAY, encoded by the coding sequence ATGGAGAACCTACGCAAACAAGATCCCGAAATTATGAAAGCACTTGGCCTTGAGCTTCAGCGCCAACGCGACAACATCGAGCTTATCGCATCCGAGAATATCGTTTCGGAAGCTGTACTTGAAGCTATGGGCACTGTTCTGACGAACAAATACGCGGAAGGTTACCCAGGCAAGCGCTACTACGGCGGCTGCGAGCACGTGGATATCGCGGAAGATATCGCACGTAACCGTGCGAAGGAATTGTTCGGCGCTGAGCACGCGAACGTTCAGCCTCACTCCGGCGCGCAAGCGAACATGGCGGTTTATCTGGCAGCGTTGAACCCTGGCGATACAGTGCTTGGTATGAACCTGGCACACGGCGGCCACTTGACGCACGGTAGTCCAGTTAACGCTTCCGGTATTCTGTATAACTTCGTTCCTTACGGCGTAAATGAAGAAACGTTCACAATCGACTATGCGGAAGTTCGTAAGCTGGCGTTTAAGCACCGTCCTCGTATGATCGTAGCAGGTGCATCGGCTTACCCGCGCATCATCGATTTCGAAGAGCTTGGCAAGATCGCAGACGACGTAGGCGCGCTGCTGTTCGTCGACATGGCGCACATCGCAGGTCTTGTTGCTGCTGGACTTCACCCAAGCCCAGTACCTCACGCTCACTTTGTAACAACGACTACTCATAAGACGCTTCGCGGTCCTCGCGGCGGTATGATCCTTTGCCGCAAAGCATGGGCGCAAGCAATTGATAAAGCGGTATTCCCTGGTTCCCAAGGCGGACCGCTGATGCACATCATCGCGGCTAAAGCCGTTGCTTTCGGCGAAGCTCTTCAGCCTTCGTTCAAAGAGTACGGCAAGAACGTTGTGGACAATGCCAAAGCGCTTGCTGACGCGCTGATCGGACATGGCATCAACATCGTATCCGGCGGCACAGACAACCATCTGATGCTGATCGACCTTCGCAACCTGGGCATCACAGGTAAGGACGCGGAGCATGTACTTGATTCCGTACAAATTACGGTGAACAAGAACGCGATTCCGTTCGATCCGACAAGTCCGTTCATCACGAGCGGTATCCGTATCGGTACACCTGCGGCGACTTCCCGCGGCATGGGTGTAGATGCAATGGGTACAATCGCAGAAGTTATCGCGATGACGCTGAAGAATCCGAAGGATGAAGCGGTTCTGACTAAAGCGCGCGGTATGGTTAGCGATCTCATGTCGCAATACCCGCTCTATCCAGGCATGGCTTACTAA
- a CDS encoding TIGR01440 family protein, which translates to MTMDPVQLSNDVETVIRELASAARLREGQLLVIGCSTSEVLGQRIGTSGTLEAAEAIYAGVENVRRELLFYPVFQCCEHLNRALVMEREAAERYGLELVSAIPVRKAGGSMAAYAYSKLQDACLAETVQAHAGIDIGDTLIGMHLKRVAVPVRPSIRSIGSAHVTMAYTRPKLIGGERAVYNREAANSAAPGNSNTCD; encoded by the coding sequence ATGACGATGGATCCGGTACAGCTTTCTAACGATGTGGAAACCGTCATTCGAGAATTAGCTTCTGCAGCGCGGCTGCGGGAAGGGCAGCTGCTTGTCATAGGCTGCTCGACAAGTGAAGTGCTTGGCCAGCGGATCGGCACGTCCGGCACGCTGGAGGCGGCTGAAGCCATCTATGCAGGCGTGGAGAATGTGCGGCGAGAGCTGCTCTTCTATCCGGTGTTTCAGTGCTGTGAGCATTTGAACCGGGCGCTTGTCATGGAGCGCGAAGCGGCTGAGCGTTACGGGCTGGAGCTCGTATCGGCGATTCCTGTACGCAAGGCCGGAGGGTCTATGGCTGCATACGCATACAGCAAGCTGCAGGATGCTTGCTTGGCCGAGACGGTTCAGGCACATGCAGGCATCGACATCGGCGACACCTTGATCGGCATGCACCTGAAGCGTGTAGCCGTGCCGGTGCGTCCGTCGATTCGATCGATCGGATCGGCACATGTAACGATGGCATATACTCGTCCGAAGCTAATCGGCGGAGAACGAGCTGTTTATAACCGGGAGGCTGCTAATTCGGCGGCGCCTGGCAATAGCAATACTTGCGATTAA
- a CDS encoding glycine-rich domain-containing protein, protein MSPFAIVIVVIILFCLFKVISSSAGQNNATGAVRGGRPGARPSATRMPTRKPPECLGVPEGHPARTAAERLEAALTADFEARVKDRVLRNTPSLRDGDWQWRWFELKRYFLMCGILRGVPMYGARVDDVWHEMLMFTREYEQFCKQFCGALIHHAPHAPGGKPDPGERAWFDWIYGELFLPAPASGQLWGPFYRTPMPHELMRELEQDSDEALRTRKFNERAAEQFPDIDATVRYLIERGRMLAASTGQEQSHRDRDDWTTTGMSTGLLSGMFFASSWGPADDFHNQMDDAQSVEEREANGDNTGTGYVCSSNDSNDDGGNGDDSGGSSCSSDSGSNCSSGDSGSGGDSGGGSSCGSSCGGSS, encoded by the coding sequence ATGAGTCCGTTTGCGATTGTGATTGTCGTGATTATTCTGTTCTGCTTATTTAAAGTTATCTCCTCAAGCGCCGGTCAAAACAATGCTACAGGTGCTGTGCGGGGCGGCCGTCCGGGGGCGCGTCCATCGGCTACCCGCATGCCGACGCGTAAGCCGCCTGAATGTCTCGGCGTGCCTGAAGGGCATCCTGCACGCACGGCCGCGGAACGGCTGGAAGCTGCGCTAACGGCAGATTTCGAGGCGCGCGTGAAGGACCGCGTGCTGCGCAATACGCCAAGCCTGCGAGACGGGGATTGGCAGTGGCGCTGGTTCGAGCTGAAGAGGTATTTTCTAATGTGCGGTATTCTAAGAGGCGTGCCGATGTACGGTGCGCGAGTTGATGATGTGTGGCATGAGATGCTCATGTTTACGCGTGAATATGAACAATTCTGCAAGCAGTTCTGCGGTGCGCTTATCCATCATGCGCCGCATGCGCCGGGAGGTAAGCCAGATCCGGGGGAACGTGCTTGGTTTGATTGGATCTACGGCGAGCTGTTTCTGCCGGCGCCTGCGAGCGGACAGCTGTGGGGGCCGTTCTACCGGACGCCGATGCCGCATGAGCTAATGCGTGAACTGGAGCAAGATAGCGATGAGGCGCTTCGCACCCGCAAATTTAATGAGCGTGCAGCGGAGCAGTTTCCCGATATTGATGCGACCGTTCGTTACTTAATTGAGCGTGGAAGAATGCTTGCCGCATCAACGGGGCAAGAGCAATCGCATCGGGATCGTGATGATTGGACGACAACGGGCATGTCGACAGGCTTGCTCTCGGGCATGTTCTTTGCCTCGTCATGGGGACCGGCAGATGATTTCCACAATCAGATGGACGATGCGCAATCCGTGGAGGAGCGTGAGGCGAACGGCGACAACACTGGCACCGGCTATGTATGCAGCAGCAACGACTCGAACGATGATGGCGGTAACGGAGATGATTCGGGTGGCAGCAGCTGCAGCTCGGATAGCGGCAGCAATTGCAGCAGCGGCGACAGCGGCAGCGGTGGGGACAGTGGCGGCGGCTCGTCCTGTGGGAGCAGCTGCGGAGGAAGCAGCTAA